A single Elaeis guineensis isolate ETL-2024a chromosome 15, EG11, whole genome shotgun sequence DNA region contains:
- the LOC140854098 gene encoding uncharacterized protein, with the protein MKENKIQIHPDRIFDSCMLQSLLSLMLIYIVVHKDTSPRASQIEEKGEERVVMERLFSDIDDLRAWMLSEHDMEQYASHLLEEQLPAGNVDAVNMEVDHVNPSSSLLLAPPPNHQSSSMEANSNTEYSEANLRCKLDEAGAAVGLRFPNDIPSGGSYSRSSTDKGGETQTAKNMDPMEEKQLKRKLANRESARRSRKKKQDYVYELLEELARSQVECQKHKKENEVLRAQVKESQTELAKVQLKNRELEFKIIELSPNFDRFVTENNMIFKAQAERNKDEGPHAE; encoded by the exons ATGAAGGAAAATAAAATCCAAATCCATCCCGATAGAATTTTCGACTCATGCATGCTTCAATCCCTCCTTTCCCTCATGCTTATATATATAGTCGTCCATAAGGATACATCTCCTCGAGCGTCGCAGATcgaagagaagggagaagaacgAGTTGTCATGGAGAGATTGTTCTCAGATATTGATGATCTCCGGGCATGGATGCTTTCGGAGCATGACATGGAGCAGTATGCCTCTCATCTCCTGGAAGAGCAGCTGCCTGCAGGCAACGTGGATGCGGTCAACATGGAAGTCGACCATGTTAATCCTTCATCCTCCCTTCTTCTGGCACCACCTCCTAACCACCAATCTTCTAGCATGGAGGCAAACTCCAACACGGAGTACTCAGAGGCTAATCTAAGGTGCAAGCTGGACGAGGCCGGTGCCGCGGTG GGATTAAGGTTTCCAAATgatataccttcaggtggatcataTAGTAGGTCGTCAACTGATAAAGGAGGAGAAACGCAGACTGCAAAAAATATGGACCCTATGGAAGAAAAGCAATTAAAAAG AAAGCTGGCTAACAGGGAATCAGCCCGACGTTCCAGAAAAAAAAAGCAAGATTATGTTTATGAGCTTCTAGAGGAG CTTGCAAGATCACAAGTTGAATGCCAAAAGCACAAGAAAGAGAACGAAGTTTTGAGAGCTCAg GTTAAAGAATCCCAAACTGAGCTTGCAAAAGTACAACTCAAGAACAGAGAACTAGAATTCAAGATCATAGAATTATCTCCAAATTTTGATCGATTTGTCACAGAgaataatatgatttttaaagctCAG GCAGAGAGAAATAAAGATGAAGGACCGCATGCTGAATAG
- the LOC105058647 gene encoding zinc finger protein GIS: MSERETRDFMSVDSFSQLPFIRPAPSREKPSPASTFRLFGIEVPHEPDTQEDPSKDPYTTANYPNSSSNGNGGSGESDRKFECHYCCRHFPTSQALGGHQNAHKRERQHAKRAQFQSAMSAKHQSAADSHPMYTFFNHHRLGSLPAAGRFGFQPPATHQYPSWSSPSTAGGSVGSQFYGELGSVSQPINGSPLPGLWRVPTAVHGDTSVGLVHRDRTTPLPLLGGDESGVKGVGLSTSVGSFSFPPSTSPQSYQSGVKENVSLDLHL, translated from the coding sequence ATGAGCGAGCGAGAGACCCGCGACTTCATGAGCGTCGACTCCTTCTCCCAGCTCCCATTCATCCGTCCGGCGCCCAGCCGTGAGAAGCCCTCCCCCGCCTCCACCTTCCGCCTCTTCGGCATCGAAGTCCCCCACGAGCCCGACACCCAGGAAGATCCCTCCAAAGACCCCTACACCACCGCCAACTACCCCAACAGCAGCAGCAATGGCAATGGAGGCAGTGGCGAGAGCGATCGCAAGTTCGAGTGCCACTACTGCTGCCGCCACTTCCCGACGTCACAAGCCCTCGGCGGCCACCAGAATGCTCACAAGCGTGAGCGACAGCATGCCAAGCGAGCCCAATTCCAGTCAGCTATGTCCGCCAAACACCAATCCGCCGCCGACAGCCACCCCATGTACACCTTCTTCAACCACCACCGCCTCGGCTCGCTGCCGGCCGCCGGTCGCTTTGGCTTCCAGCCCCCTGCCACTCACCAATACCCTTCATGGAGCAGTCCGAGCACCGCCGGTGGCAGCGTCGGCAGCCAGTTCTATGGCGAGCTTGGATCGGTGAGCCAGCCTATCAATGGAAGCCCCTTGCCGGGCCTCTGGAGGGTTCCCACAGCGGTGCATGGCGATACGAGCGTGGGACTAGTCCATCGGGACCGAACGACGCCGCTGCCCTTGCTCGGAGGGGATGAGTCCGGAGTGAAGGGTGTTGGTTTGAGTACTAGTGTTGGTTCTTTTTCTTTCCCTCCTTCTACATCTCCACAGAGCTACCAATCTGGAGTGAAAGAGAATGTGAGTTTGGATCTGCACCTGTGA